Proteins co-encoded in one Acidobacteriota bacterium genomic window:
- a CDS encoding polymer-forming cytoskeletal protein, protein MKPAEGSTVIGKSVTIKGELSGSEDLLIDGDVEGTITLPDSTVTIGPNAHVAADVKVRNLIVFGRLTGTLHVSGRVDLRHSAIVLGDIFGGRLSIEENASLKGKVELKATEQRAVEVLPPATKPGESKAEQTPLVLNPKS, encoded by the coding sequence ATGAAGCCAGCAGAAGGGTCCACGGTCATAGGCAAGTCGGTCACCATCAAAGGCGAGCTCTCCGGCAGCGAAGACCTGCTGATTGACGGAGATGTTGAAGGAACGATTACTCTGCCCGACAGCACTGTAACGATTGGCCCGAACGCGCACGTGGCGGCTGATGTCAAAGTGCGCAATCTAATTGTCTTTGGGCGATTGACTGGTACGCTGCACGTATCGGGAAGAGTCGATTTAAGACATTCGGCAATTGTCCTGGGCGATATCTTCGGCGGACGTCTGTCGATCGAGGAGAACGCTTCACTGAAAGGAAAAGTGGAGTTGAAGGCAACAGAGCAGCGTGCGGTTGAGGTATTGCCTCCAGCCACAAAGCCGGGTGAGTCCAAAGCTGAGCAGACGCCGCTTGTACTCAACCCGAAGTCCTAG
- the menC gene encoding o-succinylbenzoate synthase, with protein MTIDAIHMREINMPLAYPFETSFGLTTGRRILLVEIEAEGLTAWGECVAGEHPYFSDEMIDTAWIITETELIPKLLEAKLENGGSVPDVLKQVRGHRMAKAALESAVWDLESQMEKVPLAQLLGGTRKVVHCGVSIGIQPTPEQLMDKIALELEAGYQRIKLKCKPGWDNSIFEMVRKRWPDILLSCDANSAYRMKDFDHIATWDEFKLLMAEQPLWYDDFYFHSMLQKRIETAICLDESIRNRRDALAAIDMASCRIINIKVGRVGGFSEAIAVHNVAAERGIPVWCGGMLETGIGRAHNIALSSLPNFKLPGDVSASSRYWAEDIIEPEVTVSKKGEIVVPTSVGSGYKVLPERIERLTVRKRTLRAKARVTA; from the coding sequence ATCACGATTGACGCTATCCACATGCGTGAGATTAATATGCCGCTGGCCTATCCCTTTGAGACCAGCTTCGGGCTGACGACTGGCCGTAGGATTCTGCTGGTGGAGATTGAGGCCGAGGGGCTGACGGCTTGGGGAGAGTGCGTCGCCGGCGAGCATCCTTACTTCAGCGACGAGATGATCGATACGGCGTGGATCATTACGGAGACGGAGCTGATTCCCAAGCTGCTTGAGGCGAAGCTGGAGAATGGCGGCAGCGTGCCGGATGTGCTGAAGCAGGTTCGCGGGCACAGAATGGCGAAGGCTGCGCTGGAGAGCGCGGTGTGGGACCTGGAGTCGCAGATGGAGAAGGTCCCGCTGGCACAGTTGCTGGGTGGAACACGCAAGGTGGTCCACTGCGGCGTTTCGATTGGGATTCAGCCCACGCCGGAGCAGTTGATGGACAAGATTGCTCTCGAGCTGGAAGCGGGGTACCAGCGCATTAAGCTGAAGTGCAAGCCGGGGTGGGACAACAGCATCTTCGAGATGGTGCGCAAGCGCTGGCCTGATATTCTTCTGAGCTGCGATGCCAACTCGGCATACCGCATGAAGGACTTCGACCATATTGCGACGTGGGATGAGTTCAAGCTGCTGATGGCGGAACAGCCGCTGTGGTACGACGACTTCTACTTCCATTCGATGCTGCAGAAGAGGATCGAGACGGCAATTTGTCTGGATGAATCGATCAGGAACCGTCGCGACGCGCTGGCGGCGATCGACATGGCTTCGTGCCGGATCATCAACATCAAGGTGGGTCGTGTGGGCGGCTTCAGTGAAGCGATTGCCGTGCACAATGTAGCGGCAGAGCGGGGGATTCCGGTGTGGTGCGGTGGCATGCTGGAGACGGGAATCGGACGGGCGCACAATATCGCGCTTTCTTCATTGCCAAATTTCAAGCTGCCGGGGGATGTGTCGGCCTCGTCACGGTACTGGGCAGAGGACATCATTGAGCCTGAGGTGACGGTCAGCAAGAAGGGCGAGATCGTCGTTCCGACCAGCGTGGGATCGGGTTATAAGGTTCTGCCCGAGAGGATCGAGAGGCTTACGGTGAGGAAGCGGACACTGCGCGCGAAGGCCCGGGTAACGGCTTAG
- a CDS encoding GNAT family N-acetyltransferase, whose amino-acid sequence MSTKTGENIQIESLTTMEQFERCVVLQLEVWGYSDGDLIPRRVFLVAQRIGGQVLGAFDGDTIIGFAMALPGYRNGYAYIHSHMLAVLPEYRNAGLGRRLKLAQRDDAIARGFDLMEWTYDPLEIKNAHLNIAKLGAISRRYKADFYGPSSSPLQGGLPTDRLYAEWWLKSPRVIETLKGDARVPTATERVIVPHTIYAWKQDPQQRAKAQQVQLENRAALESAFARGLAVVGYERDAEGNGSFLLAPWNDEKEQTRSYEAKR is encoded by the coding sequence ATGAGCACAAAGACTGGCGAAAATATACAGATTGAATCCCTGACGACGATGGAGCAGTTTGAGCGCTGCGTCGTGTTGCAGCTTGAGGTGTGGGGTTATAGCGACGGCGACCTTATTCCGCGAAGGGTGTTTCTGGTGGCTCAGCGGATAGGCGGGCAGGTTCTTGGAGCATTCGACGGCGATACAATCATCGGATTTGCCATGGCGCTCCCCGGGTATCGCAACGGATATGCCTATATTCACTCGCACATGCTGGCCGTGTTGCCGGAGTACCGCAATGCGGGGCTGGGCCGCCGGTTGAAGCTGGCGCAGCGCGACGATGCGATTGCGCGCGGCTTCGATCTGATGGAGTGGACGTATGACCCCCTGGAGATCAAGAATGCGCACCTGAATATCGCAAAGCTGGGAGCAATCTCGCGGAGGTACAAGGCAGATTTTTATGGGCCGTCGTCGTCGCCTTTGCAGGGGGGGCTTCCCACAGATAGGCTGTATGCGGAGTGGTGGCTGAAATCTCCGCGAGTGATTGAAACGCTGAAAGGCGATGCCAGAGTACCAACTGCGACAGAACGGGTGATCGTACCGCATACGATTTATGCGTGGAAGCAGGACCCTCAGCAGAGAGCGAAGGCGCAGCAGGTGCAGTTGGAAAATCGGGCGGCACTGGAGTCGGCCTTTGCACGCGGGCTGGCCGTAGTTGGGTACGAGCGCGATGCCGAGGGAAACGGAAGTTTTCTGCTGGCCCCATGGAACGATGAAAAAGAACAGACCCGAAGCTATGAGGCAAAGCGGTAG
- the mazG gene encoding nucleoside triphosphate pyrophosphohydrolase — MPEEKQVRDPMAEAAAIMARLRGPGGCPWDREQTFDTIKRHTLEETYEVFDAIERRAWPELKDELGDLLLQVLFYAQMASEAGYFTIEDVASNLNAKLIRRHPHIFGDAKAEDSATVLKNWEEIKREEKASSGAGSGSMLGDIPRSMPAMMEAGKLSSRAAKVGFDWPDAAGLFDKLDEEIGELKDAIAAQKPDASVVEGELGDLLFTAVNLARHLKIDPESALRSTNAKFRKRFGEMEREAGGQDALRACSAEELEQLWRQAKAVDPPNVSNEKR; from the coding sequence ATGCCAGAAGAGAAGCAGGTAAGAGATCCGATGGCCGAAGCTGCCGCCATTATGGCGCGTCTTCGAGGTCCGGGGGGATGTCCGTGGGACCGCGAGCAGACGTTTGATACGATCAAGCGGCACACGCTGGAGGAGACTTACGAGGTCTTCGATGCCATCGAGCGGAGAGCGTGGCCCGAGCTGAAGGACGAGCTGGGCGATCTACTGCTTCAGGTTCTTTTTTACGCCCAGATGGCGTCTGAGGCAGGGTATTTTACGATCGAGGATGTGGCGTCGAACCTGAACGCCAAGCTGATCAGACGGCACCCCCATATCTTTGGCGACGCAAAGGCCGAAGACTCAGCAACAGTGCTGAAGAATTGGGAAGAGATCAAACGGGAAGAGAAGGCGTCGTCAGGCGCAGGTTCGGGCTCGATGCTGGGAGATATTCCGCGATCGATGCCGGCGATGATGGAGGCCGGAAAGCTGAGCTCACGAGCGGCAAAAGTCGGGTTCGATTGGCCGGATGCTGCGGGACTCTTTGACAAGCTGGATGAGGAGATCGGGGAGCTGAAGGATGCGATTGCCGCGCAGAAGCCGGATGCGAGCGTGGTAGAAGGCGAATTGGGAGACCTGCTCTTTACTGCGGTCAATCTGGCCCGGCATCTGAAGATCGATCCGGAGTCGGCGCTGAGATCCACCAATGCAAAATTTCGTAAGCGGTTTGGTGAGATGGAGCGGGAGGCTGGGGGACAGGATGCGCTGAGGGCCTGCTCCGCTGAAGAGCTTGAGCAGTTGTGGCGGCAGGCAAAAGCGGTCGATCCGCCGAATGTGAGCAATGAAAAACGATAA
- a CDS encoding DUF3311 domain-containing protein, translating into MDSREIDRKYQAPPSANGGKKIGWKLLLILPYIGLCFPALYARETPTLFGFPFFYWYQFAWVILTSLLLGLLYLKLRDPENSPELPCCRSEPH; encoded by the coding sequence ATGGACTCGCGCGAGATCGACCGGAAATACCAGGCCCCTCCCTCCGCAAACGGCGGGAAAAAGATCGGCTGGAAGCTGCTGCTTATCCTGCCCTACATTGGCCTTTGTTTCCCTGCCTTGTACGCTCGCGAGACGCCGACCCTGTTCGGGTTCCCCTTCTTCTACTGGTATCAGTTCGCCTGGGTCATCCTTACCTCCCTGCTGCTCGGCTTGCTCTACCTCAAGCTCAGAGACCCGGAAAATAGCCCCGAACTACCGTGCTGTCGTTCAGAGCCGCATTAG
- a CDS encoding pyridoxal phosphate-dependent aminotransferase produces MSQRFSSRTNWDLGESSLAQAIRLARASGRPLIDLTVSNPTACGFHYDGDALLAPLADPRALSYDPDPRGMLSAREAVSSYYAAHNANVDPNSILLTTSTSEAYGYLFRLLCDAGDEVLVPQPSYPLFDYLADLEDVRLTPYPLFYDYGWHIDFAMLEGRIGPRTRAILLVHPNNPTGHATSQAERDRLEDICDRHGLSLIVDEVFLDYPHSGRKLTSFTTAPHRALTFVLSGMSKIAALPQMKVGWIAAFGPESDLLPALARLEVIADTFLSMNTPAQMALPTWMSRRHEIQQQILDRISLNISFIKKSSLRLLQADGGWSAILSLPRLGVGAGEILASHDVVAHPGAFYGIAETGRIVVSLITPSGDFSTGINRIAKAVNIT; encoded by the coding sequence GTGAGCCAGCGTTTTTCGTCACGAACAAACTGGGACCTGGGCGAGAGCAGCCTCGCACAGGCAATCCGTCTTGCCCGCGCCTCGGGGCGTCCCTTGATCGACCTGACGGTCTCCAACCCAACCGCCTGCGGCTTCCACTATGATGGCGACGCCCTCCTCGCCCCCCTGGCAGACCCGCGCGCCCTCAGCTACGATCCCGACCCGCGCGGAATGCTCTCGGCCCGTGAGGCCGTCTCTTCCTACTACGCCGCCCACAACGCCAATGTCGACCCCAACTCTATACTCCTCACGACAAGCACCAGTGAGGCCTATGGCTATCTCTTCCGCCTGCTCTGCGACGCTGGCGATGAGGTTCTCGTCCCACAACCCAGCTACCCGCTCTTCGACTACCTCGCCGACCTCGAAGACGTCCGCCTCACTCCCTACCCGCTCTTCTACGACTACGGCTGGCACATCGACTTCGCCATGCTGGAAGGCCGCATCGGCCCCAGGACCCGCGCCATCCTGCTCGTGCACCCCAACAATCCGACAGGGCACGCCACCAGCCAGGCCGAACGCGACAGACTCGAAGATATCTGCGACCGCCACGGGCTCTCCCTGATCGTCGACGAAGTCTTTCTTGACTATCCCCACAGCGGACGAAAGCTCACCAGCTTCACCACGGCCCCTCACCGCGCGCTTACCTTTGTCCTGAGCGGCATGAGCAAGATCGCCGCACTCCCACAAATGAAGGTTGGATGGATCGCCGCTTTCGGCCCCGAGTCGGATCTTCTGCCCGCCCTCGCCCGCCTGGAGGTCATCGCCGACACCTTCCTCTCCATGAACACTCCAGCTCAGATGGCGTTACCTACATGGATGTCCCGGCGTCACGAAATTCAGCAACAAATACTTGATAGAATTTCGCTAAATATCTCATTTATCAAAAAATCAAGCCTTAGATTGCTTCAAGCTGATGGCGGCTGGAGTGCAATCCTGAGCCTTCCGCGCCTGGGAGTCGGCGCTGGAGAGATCCTCGCCTCGCATGATGTCGTCGCCCACCCCGGGGCATTCTACGGAATAGCGGAGACAGGACGTATCGTCGTTAGCCTGATTACGCCAAGCGGCGACTTTTCCACAGGGATAAATCGGATTGCCAAAGCCGTCAACATCACGTGA
- a CDS encoding MBL fold metallo-hydrolase encodes MIHEILPVGLLQCNCSILGDEASREAIVVDPGDDIPSIVAVLKRHGLTAKLIVITHAHIDHIAGAQQLKRLTGAPVFYNENDLPLVKMMDEQASWLRMPTPEVLPPDAALTDGQTVAVSGIRATVLHTPGHTQGSSCLYLPEQSLLIAGDTLFAGSVGRTDLPGGNTKQLIRSIHNRLLVLSDEITVVPGHGPNTTIGEERESNPFL; translated from the coding sequence ATGATTCACGAGATTCTTCCGGTCGGTCTTCTGCAATGCAACTGCTCCATCCTTGGCGACGAGGCTTCTCGTGAGGCGATTGTTGTCGATCCAGGCGACGATATTCCGTCGATCGTGGCCGTCCTCAAACGGCATGGTCTTACGGCGAAATTGATCGTCATTACGCATGCCCATATCGACCATATCGCCGGTGCGCAGCAGTTGAAGCGGTTGACTGGCGCTCCCGTCTTCTACAACGAGAACGATCTTCCGCTGGTGAAGATGATGGACGAGCAGGCCTCGTGGCTGCGAATGCCTACCCCTGAGGTGCTGCCTCCGGATGCTGCCCTGACGGACGGGCAGACGGTTGCTGTTTCGGGGATCAGGGCAACCGTTCTCCACACGCCGGGGCATACCCAGGGGAGCAGTTGTCTTTATCTGCCGGAGCAGTCTTTGCTGATTGCGGGGGACACCTTGTTTGCCGGTTCGGTAGGGCGAACGGACCTTCCCGGAGGGAACACGAAGCAGTTGATTCGCTCGATCCATAACCGGCTTCTAGTCCTTTCGGACGAGATAACAGTGGTTCCAGGCCATGGCCCGAATACAACTATCGGGGAAGAGCGAGAGAGCAATCCATTTTTATAA
- the secG gene encoding preprotein translocase subunit SecG has translation MIVALVVLHILVSLFIVGVVLLQQGKSADLAAAFGGQGSQTAFGPRGAANLLTRLTTYSAVVFMLTSIGLTIMLSRDSSEGSVLSGHPTTQQSAPKK, from the coding sequence ATGATCGTCGCACTGGTTGTCCTTCATATTCTGGTTTCCCTGTTTATCGTTGGCGTCGTGTTGCTCCAGCAGGGCAAATCGGCCGATCTTGCCGCTGCATTCGGCGGGCAGGGATCACAGACGGCATTCGGCCCGCGGGGCGCGGCGAATCTTCTCACCCGCCTGACCACGTACTCCGCGGTCGTCTTCATGCTCACCTCCATTGGCTTGACGATCATGCTTTCGCGCGATTCATCGGAGGGCTCGGTCCTTTCCGGCCATCCAACGACGCAGCAGAGCGCTCCGAAGAAGTAA
- a CDS encoding L,D-transpeptidase family protein, whose protein sequence is MTFKRTPGTTSKNLSSVAQRHVCFVTLFLAVAGCSKAIKPTQAPVAPQPVQNGRIEPIPQATPSAPAQVSAAFADRVREIAAAGRLEAMERPNFSDYRAHVIAIYENAKYAPLWLRTGGVSLEGIGIIQALENSEQKGLSPADYDASRWPERLESLKTATDTQKAEFDTALTVAAMRYVSDLHIGRVNPRHFKFGIDAAAKKYDLPQFFAQQLLNAADVKAALEKVEPPYDGYRQTEAALIHYQKLAAAGDGPLVPQVGKTIKPGDNYAGLPQLVARLRLLGDMPAGADMQDFDAAVAEAVKHFQQRHGLADDGALNAATVRALNVPLAARVQQLVDALERWRWMPPEFPQPPVVVNIPEFRLRAFEAGQKVGLAMNVVVGKAAPTQTPVFTDDIKYIVLRPYWFVPSSIVRSSVIPGINRSGRAYLARENFEITGAPAAASPAELVAGLRGGKFGVRQKPGPKNSLGLIKFIFPNSNNVYLHSTPATQLFSQARRDFSHGCIRLEYPAKLASFLLRNQDDGKWTTEAVQKAMDSGPDNRQVNLATPVPVLLLYVTAVPAEDGTVHFFDDIYGHDKRLNAVLEKGPPYPW, encoded by the coding sequence ATGACCTTCAAGCGCACCCCTGGCACCACCTCAAAAAATCTCTCCTCAGTTGCACAGCGTCACGTATGCTTCGTGACGCTTTTTTTAGCAGTCGCAGGCTGCTCAAAAGCCATCAAGCCAACGCAGGCGCCGGTCGCTCCCCAACCCGTGCAGAATGGCAGGATCGAACCCATCCCGCAGGCCACTCCCTCAGCCCCAGCGCAGGTCTCCGCAGCCTTCGCTGACCGGGTTCGCGAGATTGCCGCGGCCGGACGGCTTGAAGCGATGGAGCGACCGAACTTCTCCGACTACCGTGCTCACGTCATCGCCATCTACGAAAACGCGAAGTACGCCCCCCTATGGCTACGGACCGGCGGTGTGAGCCTCGAAGGCATCGGCATCATCCAGGCATTGGAAAACAGTGAGCAGAAGGGCCTCTCCCCCGCAGACTACGACGCCTCCAGATGGCCCGAACGGCTCGAGTCTCTCAAGACGGCGACAGATACGCAGAAGGCCGAGTTCGATACGGCGCTGACCGTTGCCGCCATGCGTTATGTCTCCGATCTGCACATCGGCCGCGTGAATCCCAGGCACTTCAAGTTCGGTATCGATGCCGCTGCAAAGAAGTACGACCTGCCTCAGTTCTTCGCACAGCAGTTGCTGAATGCTGCAGATGTAAAAGCCGCGCTTGAAAAAGTTGAACCTCCGTATGACGGATATCGTCAGACCGAAGCCGCTCTCATCCACTATCAGAAGCTGGCCGCGGCAGGAGACGGCCCGCTGGTCCCGCAGGTCGGCAAAACGATCAAGCCCGGGGACAACTACGCTGGGCTCCCGCAACTTGTAGCGCGTCTGCGACTGCTTGGAGACATGCCTGCCGGCGCCGACATGCAGGATTTCGACGCCGCAGTTGCCGAAGCGGTGAAGCACTTTCAGCAACGGCATGGTCTGGCTGATGACGGGGCACTCAACGCAGCCACAGTCCGCGCGCTGAATGTCCCCCTCGCCGCGCGAGTCCAACAACTCGTCGACGCTCTTGAGCGCTGGCGCTGGATGCCGCCCGAATTCCCCCAGCCCCCAGTAGTCGTCAACATCCCGGAGTTCCGCCTGCGCGCCTTCGAGGCCGGACAAAAGGTGGGTCTCGCCATGAATGTCGTCGTCGGCAAGGCTGCACCCACGCAAACGCCAGTCTTTACCGACGACATCAAATACATCGTCCTGCGGCCTTACTGGTTTGTCCCCTCCAGCATCGTCCGCTCCTCCGTCATCCCCGGCATCAACCGGAGCGGAAGGGCCTATCTTGCCAGGGAGAACTTCGAGATCACCGGAGCTCCAGCAGCAGCCAGCCCCGCCGAACTAGTCGCAGGACTTCGCGGCGGCAAGTTTGGCGTGCGTCAAAAGCCCGGCCCTAAGAACTCTCTCGGCCTGATCAAGTTCATCTTCCCCAACTCGAATAACGTCTATCTGCACTCAACACCTGCGACGCAGCTCTTCTCGCAGGCGCGCCGCGATTTCAGCCACGGTTGCATCCGGCTCGAATATCCCGCGAAGCTCGCTTCGTTTCTGCTGCGCAATCAGGATGATGGTAAATGGACCACCGAAGCTGTTCAGAAGGCGATGGACTCCGGCCCCGACAACCGGCAGGTCAATCTCGCTACCCCAGTCCCAGTGCTGCTGCTATACGTCACAGCCGTCCCCGCCGAAGACGGGACTGTCCATTTCTTTGACGATATCTACGGCCACGATAAACGCCTGAACGCCGTATTGGAAAAAGGACCACCATATCCCTGGTGA
- a CDS encoding HAD family hydrolase, translating to MNSSGQTLLIDADDTLWENNVYFERAIASFVYYLDHKTHTPAEVREHLNRCEHATIAARGYGLVSFRRSLADCYEQLTETPLTEESRRRIASFADCIDCHEIELLPGVPETLEELSRRHRLILVTKGDLTEQTGKLERSGLASHFSAVEVLAEKHNQAYLTVAGRHGCEAEKTWMIGNSPRSDINPAMSAGLHAVFIPHAFTWVLEHEVVNQPPAGQRLLQLESFSELSRHF from the coding sequence CTGAATAGCTCCGGACAAACGCTGCTTATCGATGCGGACGATACGTTGTGGGAGAACAACGTTTATTTTGAACGGGCTATTGCGTCATTCGTCTACTACCTGGACCATAAGACTCACACTCCAGCAGAGGTGCGCGAACACCTGAACCGCTGTGAACACGCGACGATCGCGGCCCGCGGGTACGGGCTGGTGAGCTTCCGGCGCTCGCTCGCGGATTGTTACGAGCAACTGACGGAGACTCCTCTTACGGAAGAGAGCCGCAGACGGATCGCGAGCTTTGCCGACTGCATCGATTGCCACGAGATTGAACTGCTGCCAGGAGTGCCGGAGACGCTGGAGGAACTTTCCCGGCGGCACCGGTTGATCCTGGTGACGAAGGGCGACTTAACAGAGCAGACGGGTAAGCTGGAGCGCTCAGGCCTTGCGTCTCATTTCTCAGCGGTCGAGGTGCTTGCTGAGAAACATAACCAGGCCTATCTGACAGTGGCAGGCCGGCATGGTTGTGAGGCGGAGAAGACCTGGATGATCGGCAACAGTCCGCGATCGGACATCAACCCGGCGATGAGCGCGGGACTGCACGCTGTCTTTATCCCCCATGCGTTTACCTGGGTGTTGGAGCACGAGGTTGTCAACCAGCCTCCTGCCGGACAGCGTTTGCTGCAGCTTGAATCATTCAGCGAGCTGTCGCGGCATTTCTAA